The following are encoded together in the Scomber scombrus chromosome 7, fScoSco1.1, whole genome shotgun sequence genome:
- the LOC133983051 gene encoding c-Myc-binding protein-like: protein MAHYRAQDPKREQFRRYLEKAGVVDSLTSVLVALYEQQEKPTNALEFVKQHLGAAGQASTDTEALQQEVMDLRQRCSRLAEENKDLRTRLQQYEPVSEDAATVD, encoded by the exons ATGGCGCATTACAGA GCTCAAGACCCCAAAAGGGAACAATTTCGGAGATACTTGGAGAAAGCTGGTGTTGTTGACAGCCTTACCAGCG TGTTAGTCGCTCTGTatgaacaacaagaaaaaccCACTAATGCTCTGGA ATTTGTGAAGCAGCACCTCGGTGCGGCGGGCCAGGCCTCCACAGACACCGAGGCTCTACAGCAGGAGGTGATGGACCTGAGGCAGAGGTGCTCACGTCTGGCTGAGGAGAACAAAGACCTCAGAACAAGG CTCCAGCAGTATGAACCTGTGTCAGAAGACGCAGCCACGGTGGACTAG
- the rragca gene encoding ras-related GTP binding Ca produces MSIQYEVEQLADSYGVADSFPKDFGYGEEEADIEDSPAPSDSKPRILLMGLRRSGKSSIQKVVFHKMSPNETLFLESTNKIYKDDISSSSFVNFQIWDFPGQVDFFDPTFDYEMIFRGTGALIFVIDAQDDYVEALGRLHLTVSRAYRVNPEINFEVFIHKVDGLSDDHKIETQRDIHQRANDDLADASLEKLHLSFYLTSIYDHSIFEAFSKVVQKLIPQLPTLENLLNIFISNSGIEKAFLFDVVSKIYIATDSSPVDMQSYELCCDMIDVVIDVSCIYGLREDGSGSAYDKESMAIIKLNNTTVLYLKEVTKFLALVCILREESFERKGLIDYNFHCFRKAIHEVFEVGVSTQRPAGSLAVGSPCTKAVALNGTPRNTV; encoded by the exons ATGTCGATTCAGTACGAGGTGGAACAGCTGGCTGACAGCTACGGGGTTGCGGACTCGTTCCCCAAAGATTTCGGCTATGGTGAAGAGGAGGCCGACATCGAGGACAGCCCGGCTCCGTCTGACAGCAAACCGAGGATCCTGCTCATGGGTTTGAGGAGAAGTGGCAAATCATCGATACAAAAG GTGGTTTTCCACAAAATGTCTCCCAACGAGACCTTGTTCCTGGAGAGTACCAACAAGATCTACAAAGACGACATCTCCAGCAGCTCTTTCGTCAACTTCCAGATCTGGGACTTCCCCGGCCAGGTCGACTTCTTTGACCCCACCTTTGACTACGAGATGATCTTCAGAGGAACCGGGGCCTTGATATTCGTCATCGATGCTCAG GATGATTATGTGGAGGCACTGGGTAGGCTTCATCTCACTGTGTCGCGGGCATACCGAGTCAACCCAGAGATCAACTTCGAGGTGTTTATCCACAAAGTGGACGGACTGTCAGACGATCACAAGATCGAGACCCAGAGAGACATTCACCAGAGAGCCAATGATGACCTGGCGGACGCTAGTTTAGAAAAGCTGCATCTCAG CTTTTACTTGACGAGTATTTACGACCACTCCATCTTCGAGGCCTTCAGCAAAGTGGTGCAGAAGCTCATCCCCCAGCTCCCCACTCTGGAGAATCTCCTAAACATCTTCATTTCT aATTCAGGGATAGAGAAGGCTTTTCTGTTTGACGTGGTCAGTAAGATCTACATCGCCACAGACAGCTCTCCTGTAGACATGCAGTCTTACGAACTGTGCTGTGATATGATCGACGTGGTTATTGACGTCTCCTGCATCTATgg TCTGAGGGAAGACGGCAGCGGCAGCGCTTACGACAAGGAGTCCATGGCCATCATCAAGCTCAACAACACCACTGTGCTGTACCTGAAAGAGGTCACAAAGTTCCTGGCCCTTGTCTGCATCTTGCGAGAAGAAAGCTTCGAGCGCAAAG GATTGATAGACTACAATTTCCACTGTTTCCGGAAGGCCATCCATGAAGTATTCGAGGTGGGCGTTTCCACCCAGCGTCCAGCGGGCTCCCTGGCGGTGGGCTCGCCCTGCACCAAGGCCGTTGCACTCAATGGCACGCCGCGCAACACTGTCTAG